In Sorghum bicolor cultivar BTx623 chromosome 8, Sorghum_bicolor_NCBIv3, whole genome shotgun sequence, one genomic interval encodes:
- the LOC8082798 gene encoding amino acid permease 6, giving the protein MAADRRTVVVYDAEAGDDHERQGTVWTATSHIVAAVVGSGVLALAWTVAQLGWVVGPLVLVGFSCVTYYTSALLADCYRYPDPVDGAVNREYIDAVRCYLDRKNVVLCGCAQYVNLWGTLVGYTITASASMIAVKRVNCFHRDGYGAAGCNPSGSTYMVVFGVFQLLLSQLPSLHNIAWLSVVAVATSFGYSFISLGLCAAKWASHDGGHDIRGTLAGAAVDVPRDKAFNVLLALGNIAFSYTFADVLIEIQDTLRAPPAENTTMKKASFYGLGMTTVFYLALGCTGYAAFGDDAPGNILTGFAFYEPFWLVDVANVCVIVHLIGAYQVFAQPIFARLESCVACRWPDAKFINATYYVRVPPCLRSSSSSAPASSTTVAVAPLKLVLRTIVIMFTTLVAMLLPFFNAVLGLIGALGFWPLSVYFPVSMHMARLKIRRGELRWWLLQAMSFVCLLISIAASIGSVQDIVHNLKAAAPFKPGN; this is encoded by the exons ATGGCCGCCGACAGGAGAACCGTAGTAGTGTACGATGCTGAAGCCGGCGATGACCATGAGAGGCAAG GGACTGTGTGGACGGCGACGTCGCACAtcgtggcggcggtggtgggcTCCGGCGTGCTGGCGCTGGCGTGGACGGTGGCGCAGCTGGGGTGGGTGGTGGGTCCCCTCGTCCTCGTGGGCTTCTCCTGCGTCACCTACTACAcctcggcgctgctcgccgactGCTACCGCTACCCGGACCCCGTCGACGGCGCCGTCAACCGCGAGTACATCGACGCCGTCCGATGCTACCTCG ACCGGAAGAACGTGGTGCTGTGTGGGTGCGCCCAGTACGTCAACCTGTGGGGCACTCTCGTCGGCTACACCATCACCGCCAGCGCCAGCATGAT CGCGGTGAAACGCGTCAACTGCTTCCACCGAGACGGGTACGGCGCGGCGGGTTGCAACCCATCAGGGAGCACCTACATGGTGGTCTTCGGCGTCTTCCAGCTCCTGCTCTCGCAGCTCcccagcctccacaacatcgcCTGGCTCtccgtcgtcgccgtcgccacCTCCTTCGGCTACTCCTTCATCAGCCTGGGTCTCTGCGCCGCCAAATGGGCCTCCCACGACGGCGGCCACGACATCCGCGGCACGCTGGCGGGCGCCGCCGTCGACGTGCCCCGCGACAAGGCCTTCAACGTGCTCCTCGCGCTGGGCAACATCGCCTTCTCCTACACGTTCGCCGACGTGCTCATCGAGATCCAGGACACGCTCAGGGCGCCGCCGGCGGAGAACACGACGATGAAGAAGGCCTCCTTCTACGGCCTCGGCATGACCACCGTCTTCTACCTCGCGCTCGGCTGCACTGGGTACGCCGCCTTCGGGGACGACGCGCCGGGGAACATCTTGACTGGGTTCGCCTTCTACGAGCCCTTCTGGCTCGTCGACGTCGCCAACGTCTGCGTCATCGTGCACCTCATCGGCGCCTACCAGGTGTTCGCGCAGCCAATCTTCGCCAGGCTCGAGTCCTGCGTCGCGTGCCGGTGGCCCGACGCAAAGTTCATCAACGCCACCTACTACGTGCGCGTGCCGCCGTGCCTCCGCTCGTCGTCGAGCTCGGCGCCGGCGTCGTCGACGACAGTGGCCGTGGCGCCGCTCAAGCTGGTGCTGCGAACCATCGTCATCATGTTCACGACGCTGGTGGCGATGCTGCTGCCATTCTTCAACGCCGTGCTGGGGCTCATCGGAGCGCTCGGGTTCTGGCCGCTCTCCGTCTACTTCCCCGTCAGCATGCACATGGCCAGGCTCAAGATCCGGCGAGGGGAGCTCCGGTGGTGGTTGCTGCAGGCCATGAGCTTCGTCTGCCTGCTCATCTCCATCGCCGCCAGCATCGGCTCCGTGCAGGACATCGTGCACAACCTCAAGGCCGCCGCGCCATTCAAGCCCGGAAACTGA